CTTTGAGTCGGGAGAAACTGCTGGAGCTAGCCATCGATATCGAAGGGCATCCAGACAATGTCGTGCCATCGCTACTGGGCGGCCTCTGCATGACGGCCAAAGCCGCCTCCCAACGCTGGCGCGTTGTGCGCTGCGAATGGATGAACAGCGTCAAGGCCGTTGTGGCAATTCCAGCGATCCGGCTGAGCACCAGTGAAGCGCGGCGCGCCATGCCCAAGGCTGTTCCTGTGGGCGATGCGGTGGTCAACCTGGGTGCACTCACACTTCTGCTCCAGGGATTGCGCACCGGGAATGGCGACCTGATCTCGGATGGGATGCACGACAGGTTGCATGAGCCCTATCGCTGGAGATTGATTAAAGGCGGTCAGGAGGTCAAGCAAGCCGCACTGGCTGCAGGGGCCTGGGGATGTGCCATCAGTGGTGCCGGTCCAAGCATCCTGGCCCTCTGTTGCGAAGAGCGTGGTGCGGCCGTCAGCCAGGCGATGGTGAAGGCATGGGAATCCGTTGGTGTTGCCAGTCGCGCGCCGCTGCTGAGCCTTCAAACAGCAGGCAGCCACTGGCAGCCCAAGGACGGAGGCTGAGGCCATAGCTGGGTAGAAGTACTCAGGAGAGGCCCCGGAGCTGATAAGTTCAATCACAATCTTGGGAGTTCCATGGACGCCAACCTGCCGCTGTCGGCTGCGTCCGACTCAGGGTTCCCCTGGCTGTCGCTGATTGTGCTGCTTCCTGCAGCGGCAGCGCTGTTGATGCCACTTCTCCCCGGAGAAGACCAGAACACCTCACCGATCCCACGCAATTTCACGATTGCCGTTCTGCTGGCTGATCTCGGCCTGATGATCGCTGCGTTCAGCCGTCACTATGACCCGCTGGACAGTCAGCTACAGCTGGTGGAACGCGTCAACTGGGTCCCTGCCATTGGTCTGGAGTGGTCCCTGGGAGCCGATGGACTTTCAGCTCCACTCGTCGTGCTTAGCGGTCTGGTCACGTTGCTGACCGTGGCCGCCAGCTGGAACATCACCCATAAATCAAGGCTGTATTTCGCACTGCTGCTCGTTCAGGCCTCCGCACAGGCCCTGGTGTTTCTGTCCCAGGACTTTCTGTTGTTCTTCTTGGCCTGGGAGCTGGAGCTGGTGCCGGTGTATCTGCTGATTGCCATCTGGGGCGGCCAGAACCGTCAGTACGCAGCGACCAAATTCATCCTGTACACAGCTCTGGCGTCCCTGCTGATCCTGATCAGCGGACTGGCCATTGCCAACTCTGGCGACAGCTTCACCCTCAACATGACAGAGATGGCCCAGCGCTCCTCTGGAGGCAGCTTCGGCCTGCTCTGCTACCTGGGCTTCCTGGTGGGTTTCGGTGTGAAATTGCCGATTTTCCCTCTGCATACCTGGCTGCCAGATGCCCATGGCGAAGCAAACGCTCCGGTCTCAATGCTGCTCGCCGGTGTGTTGCTCAAAATGGGCGGCTACGCGCTGCTGCGCTTCAACGTGCAGATGCTCCCGGAAGCCCATCTGGTGCTTGCCCCGGCTCTGATCATTCTCGGGATCGTCAACATTGTCTATGGCGCTCTCAACGCCTTCGCTCAGGACAACGTGAAGCGCAGGATTGCCTGCAGCTCAGTGAGTCACATGGGCTTCGTGCTGGTAGGGATCGGAGCCGTGGATGCTCTCGGTCTCAGCGGATCCATGCTGCAGATGATCAGCCATGGTCTGATCGCAGCGGCGATGTTCTTCGTGACGGGCTGCTTCTACGAGCGCACCAAGACACTCTCGATCCCCAACATGGGCGGGCTGGCAAAAGCTCTGCCGATCACATTCGCCTTTTTCCTTGCCAGCTCCCTAGCCTCATTGGCCTTACCGGGCATGAGCGGCTTCATCAGCGAGATAACAGTGTTCCTCGGCATCACCAGCCAGGAAAGCTTCACCACCTTCTTCCGAGTCACGACCATCGTTCTGGCAGCTATTGGGCTTGTTCTCACTCCCATTTACTTGCTGTCCATGTGCCGGAGAGTGTTTTTTGGACCACGAATCCCTGCCCTCGCCTTCGTAAAGGACATGCGTCCTCGGGAGGTAGTAATAGGACTCACACTGCTTGTCCCGACACTGGTGATCGGCATCTGGCCTCGGATCGCAATGGATCTCTATGAGGCTTCCACCGATGCCCTTGCTTCCGATCTGGCGAGTCACACCGTTGTTGCTGCTCGTGCCCTTCTCCCCACCGGCTGATCATCAATGAGCACCCCCGAACTGCTGCGCGGCGAAGGCCTACCTCGTTTTGAGGTCATCGACGCTGAGCAGGTCAACAGCGAAATCCCAGCCCTGCTGACCGCGCTGAATAGTCAGCTTGAGGCGCTGGA
Above is a window of Synechococcus sp. BIOS-U3-1 DNA encoding:
- a CDS encoding NAD(P)H-quinone oxidoreductase subunit 4, whose product is MDANLPLSAASDSGFPWLSLIVLLPAAAALLMPLLPGEDQNTSPIPRNFTIAVLLADLGLMIAAFSRHYDPLDSQLQLVERVNWVPAIGLEWSLGADGLSAPLVVLSGLVTLLTVAASWNITHKSRLYFALLLVQASAQALVFLSQDFLLFFLAWELELVPVYLLIAIWGGQNRQYAATKFILYTALASLLILISGLAIANSGDSFTLNMTEMAQRSSGGSFGLLCYLGFLVGFGVKLPIFPLHTWLPDAHGEANAPVSMLLAGVLLKMGGYALLRFNVQMLPEAHLVLAPALIILGIVNIVYGALNAFAQDNVKRRIACSSVSHMGFVLVGIGAVDALGLSGSMLQMISHGLIAAAMFFVTGCFYERTKTLSIPNMGGLAKALPITFAFFLASSLASLALPGMSGFISEITVFLGITSQESFTTFFRVTTIVLAAIGLVLTPIYLLSMCRRVFFGPRIPALAFVKDMRPREVVIGLTLLVPTLVIGIWPRIAMDLYEASTDALASDLASHTVVAARALLPTG
- the thrB gene encoding homoserine kinase — encoded protein: MAQPRIGQTVVVDVPATTANIGPGFDCLGAALDLNNRFTMRRIEGHGERFELIIEGQEGSHLRGGAENLVYRAAQRVWKAAGEEPVALEARVRLAVPPARGLGSSATAIVAGLVGANALVGEPLSREKLLELAIDIEGHPDNVVPSLLGGLCMTAKAASQRWRVVRCEWMNSVKAVVAIPAIRLSTSEARRAMPKAVPVGDAVVNLGALTLLLQGLRTGNGDLISDGMHDRLHEPYRWRLIKGGQEVKQAALAAGAWGCAISGAGPSILALCCEERGAAVSQAMVKAWESVGVASRAPLLSLQTAGSHWQPKDGG